One segment of Scomber scombrus chromosome 3, fScoSco1.1, whole genome shotgun sequence DNA contains the following:
- the camk1ga gene encoding calcium/calmodulin-dependent protein kinase IGa: MGRKEIICSWKKSISNIKDVFEFKGKMGSGSFSEVFMVREKTTGKLYALKCLKKKHLAHSNLENEINVLRRIKHENVVGLEDFYESRTHYYLVMQLVSGGELFDRILDKGVYTEKDASKVIKQVLQAVSYLHENSIVHRDLKPENLLYYNTDENAKIMVSDFGLSKTMEHGVMHTACGTPGYVAPEVLAQKPYSKSVDCWSIGVITYILLSGYPPFFEDNETRLFSKIMRAEYAFHSPFWDDISESAKEFIRNMMEKNPTKRFTTEQALRHPWIAGDTAKDLDIYQSICEQMERNFAKSKWKQAFNAASAINHMKKLQLSHSEPPPSPLSLPDIMVQAPSHSNLEVLGGCHDEAHALDPNGNLVHVVSHHSCSHSEPSRSLCTSLREGHSEPAPSLTIKEPVQSFHSENDAHLRPSKSNAVAKRKDQSLQSGVCSVM; encoded by the exons GGGCTCCTTTTCTGAGGTTTTTATGGTGAGAGAGAAGACGACAGGGAAACTGTACGCTCTGAAATGTCTGAAGAAAAAACACCTGGCTCATAGCAATCTGGAAAATGAAATCAATGTGCTGAGGAG GATAAAACATGAGAACGTGGTGGGACTGGAGGATTTCTATGAGAGTCGAACACACTATTATCTGGTCATGCAACT gGTATCAGGTGGGGAGCTTTTTGATCGCATTTTAGACAAGGGTGTCTACACGGAGAAGGACGCCAGCAAAGTGATCAAACAGGTGCTGCAGGCTGTCAGCTACTTGCATGAAAACAGCATCGTACACAGAGACctgaag CCTGAAAACCTGCTGTACTATAACACAGATGAGAACGCTAAGATCATGGTCAGTGACTTTGGTCTGTCTAAGACGATGGAGCATGGTGTGATGCATACAGCCTGTGGTACACCAGGATATGTTG CCCCAGAGGTTTTGGCCCAGAAACCCTACAGCAAATCAGTGGACTGCTGGTCCATCGGAGTCATCACTTATATCCT GTTGAGCGGCTACCCTCCTTTCTTTGAGGATAATGAGACTCGTCTGTTCTCAAAGATCATGAGGGCAGAGTACGCCTTTCATTCACCATTCTGGGACGACATCTCTGAGTcag CCAAAGAGTTTATCAGGAATATGATGGAGAAAAATCCCACAAAACGATTCACCACTGAACAGGCTCTCAGACACCCCTG GATTGCTGGAGACACAGCTAAAGACCTGGACATTTATCAGTCTATCTGTgaacagatggagagaaacTTTGCCAAATCCAAATGGAAG CAAGCCTTCAACGCAGCCTCCGCCATCAACCACATGAAGAAACTGCAGCTGTCCCACAGTGAGCCGCCCCCCTCACCCCTCTCCTTGCCCGACATCATGGTACAGGCCCCCTCCCACAGTAACCTGGAGGTGCTGGGGGGCTGCCATGATGAGGCTCACGCCCTTGATCCAAATGGAAATCTCGTCCACGTCGTCAGTCATCACTCCTGCAGTCACTCTGAGCCCAGCAGGAGTCTCTGTACATCACTCAGAGAGGGTCACAGCGAGCCTGCCCCCAGCCTCACCATCAAAGAGCCAGTCCAGTCCTTCCATTCAGAGAACGATGCTCATTTGAGGCCATCCAAGAG CAACGCTGTGGCAAAGAGGAAGGACCAATCACTTCAGTCTGGAGTCTGCTCTGTCATGTGA